TAAATAATATTAGCTCAGGCAGCCCCAGCGTATTAGAGAATCTTGTAATGATTATGCTGATTACAATAAGTAAAGCTATGGCAAATAATATGAACTCAAATCCCGGCATAAGTAGTAAAATTTTTGAGAATTGGTTGAGGTTTTAAAAGATAAGTGGAAAAACTAATTCAATCAATGAAGAGGAAATTTTTGCCGGATAAGCCAGGTTATTACATAGATAAATTATTTTATTTACAGTATTTTCAATCTATAAAAACTAAAAAGGATAGAAATTATGAGAAAAGTTTTTCTTCTTTTATTTATATTATTTTATGGAATTACATTTTCACAAAACGATAAATCCGAAGCACAGAATAAATTTGCTGAAGCTATAAAATTAGTTGATGCGGGAAAGTACAGTGAAGGATTAAAACTCTTTGAAGAAGTTCAGAAGCTTGACCCTTCCAGCAGCGCTCCGCAGTATGAAATAGCGCTGATTTATTACAAACAAAAAAAATATGAAAAGGTTATAGAGTTACTGGAAAAAATTAAGAATAAATCCGATGCTGAAGACAGATATTTTTCATTACTTGGAAATGCATATGATCTGACAGACGACAGGGACAAGGCATTTGAAATATACGAAGCAGGTATTAAGAAATTCCCGAAGTCAGGTCCTCTGTATCTTGAACTTGGAGTGACAAATATGATGGAGAAGGAGTATGATAAAGCACTTCAATATTTTGAAAAAGGAATTGAAGTAGCGCCAATGCACCCTTCCAATTATTACTGGGCATCAATGCTTTGGTCTACAACTCCAAATTCAGTTTGGAGTCTGATTTACGGTGAAATTTTTCTGAATCTTGAAAGGAATTCAAACCGTACAGAGCAGATCAGCAAACTTATGTTTGAAGTTTATAAAAAGGGATATACTTTTGAAGGCAACAGCATCAAAACAAGTTTTGCCAGCGGTAATATATATGTCAGCAAAGATGAAATAGGCAAAAGCATGATTGATAAATTATTAACAACATATTCGGCGCTTTCCATATTTGATGCTGGAATGGCATTAGCTGCTGCAGGTGAAAAAAAGATAGATATAAATTCACTTAACAGAATCCGCAAAAAATTTTTAGACACATATTTTGAAAAAAAGGATAACGAAAAATTTCCGAATGTAGTTTTTGACTATCAGAAAAAAGTAAAAGAAGCAGGTTACCTGGATGAATACAATTACTGGATTTTACTTGATGGTGATAAAGCAAATGAATCGGAATGGCAAAGTAAAAATGAAGAAAGATGGGATTCCTTTCTAAAATGGTTTGATAAAAATTCAATAGAAATTAATGAATCAAATAAATTTGTAAGGACAAAAATTAATAAATGAAACTTATCACATTTTTATTACTTGTATTATCTTTGAATAAATGTTTTGGGCAGGGAGATACAATAGTTTTCAACACAGGAAAAATATTTTCAATCGCATATCTGGACAGAGATAAGAACGGAATTTCTCTGACTGAATACTCCAGTTATAACTCAGTATTTATTGATACTCTTTCAAAAAATTTTCTGACAATTGAAAGAAAATACAATGACCTTAACAATCCGCTAAGAAATACAAAAGTAGAAAAAATTCCTCTGAGAAATATTAAGTCTCTCGGATATGTAGTCGGAAACCACGGGCCGATAGGAGCACTTATCGGAGCAGGTTCAGGGGCAGTTGCAGGATTTATTATCACTGCGTTATCTATTAATTCAAACACCGGGGAAAATAATGACAAGACTAATCCGAAGGGAATTGGAATTGTTTCAGGGTTATTCTTCGGCACTTTTCTGGGATTCTGGATTGGAGTAAATAATGAACGTTATGAAGACTTTGACTTAATGAAATACAACAATGATATCGGAAAGAAATACAACGAAATTATAAAAATTATACAAACCGGAATAAAACATTATAAATTAGACTAAGTCTTTTCTTCTTATTTACATGTGTAAACTTTATTCAAAATCTTTATGAAATATTACATACTATTGTTCACAATTTTTTTGTTGAATACATCTAATGCTCAAACAGATACCGTAGTTTTAAACACACCGAAAGTATTTTCAATTTCATATTATGATTCCACCAAAAGTGCAGTTACATTTACTTCTTATTCAAGTTTTCAGGAAATTTACATCGATACACTTACAAAAAAGTTTTTAACTATTGAAAGAAAATTCACTGACTTAAGCAATCCGTTAGTGAGCAGAAAAATTGAAAGAGTCCCACTGCAAAACATAAAATCTTTAGGATACATTTCCGGCACTAATGCCAACAAAGGATTATTAATCGGTATAGGAACCGGAGCAATTGCGGGATTAATACTTGGTTCTATTGCACAATCACAGGATGAACTTTTTGATTCCAATGTAAGAAAATCGGTAGGTATCAGTACAATTATCGGAATAGTAAGCGGAGCAAGTCTGGGATATTTACTGGGAGGAATGTTTAATGATTACACAGAATATGACTTAGAAAGGTACAATAATAATCCCGAAAAGTGTTACACTGAAATACTCAAAATTGCCCGTGACGGAGTAAAAAATTTTAAAAGAGATTAAATTTATATGAAATATTTTTTTGTTTTCGCTGCATTAATTATTGCAAATTTTTGTCATTCCCAAAGTGATAATCCGGTTTTAAATAATGAAGAATATTCAAACATTACAGTTCAGAACTCAAATAAAAATGATTCTGCGCTTAGTGGGATAATTTCCCTGAATACTCCTGCAGTTTTTTCCATTACATTTTATGACGGGAATAAAAAGGCGCTAATATCATCGAATAAATACACTTCATATGATGGAATATATCTGGATAAAATAGAAGGTGGTTATCTGTCATTTAGAAAAAAATATCCGTATAAAGATCATCCGAATGCAATAACAACGAACAGAAGAATTGCTTTGAAAGATATTAAATCGCTCGGTTACTCAACAGACTCTAAGGAAACCTTTGG
The genomic region above belongs to Bacteroidota bacterium and contains:
- a CDS encoding tetratricopeptide repeat protein translates to MRKVFLLLFILFYGITFSQNDKSEAQNKFAEAIKLVDAGKYSEGLKLFEEVQKLDPSSSAPQYEIALIYYKQKKYEKVIELLEKIKNKSDAEDRYFSLLGNAYDLTDDRDKAFEIYEAGIKKFPKSGPLYLELGVTNMMEKEYDKALQYFEKGIEVAPMHPSNYYWASMLWSTTPNSVWSLIYGEIFLNLERNSNRTEQISKLMFEVYKKGYTFEGNSIKTSFASGNIYVSKDEIGKSMIDKLLTTYSALSIFDAGMALAAAGEKKIDINSLNRIRKKFLDTYFEKKDNEKFPNVVFDYQKKVKEAGYLDEYNYWILLDGDKANESEWQSKNEERWDSFLKWFDKNSIEINESNKFVRTKINK
- a CDS encoding glycine zipper family protein — its product is MKLITFLLLVLSLNKCFGQGDTIVFNTGKIFSIAYLDRDKNGISLTEYSSYNSVFIDTLSKNFLTIERKYNDLNNPLRNTKVEKIPLRNIKSLGYVVGNHGPIGALIGAGSGAVAGFIITALSINSNTGENNDKTNPKGIGIVSGLFFGTFLGFWIGVNNERYEDFDLMKYNNDIGKKYNEIIKIIQTGIKHYKLD